A DNA window from Gemmatimonadaceae bacterium contains the following coding sequences:
- a CDS encoding GntG family PLP-dependent aldolase, protein MPIDLRSDTVTKPTPGMRAAMAAAEVGDDERDGDPTTRRLEERVATMLGKEAALFFPSGVMANQAGIWVHADRGTEVLLDVDAHIVHSEIAATAVLSGAQVLTVVPSGLAMSADDLRAAFRPQSRYYPAASLVCVENTHNGAGGVITPIDELRAIRDVADEHDVPVHMDGARLWNASVASGVPLDEIASYADTVMVAFSKGLGAPVGAALAGSSEHIEEAWTARKLFGGAMRQSGILAAAVLYGLDHHLDRLADDHANARLLASLIDGAGGASVVAPDTNIVMIDLSSPIAGQIAMAAREQTILVAEWSPTRLRLVTHLDVSAEDCRRAGETLRDLLERA, encoded by the coding sequence ATGCCAATCGACCTTCGATCAGATACTGTCACGAAGCCGACGCCCGGCATGCGCGCCGCCATGGCCGCCGCGGAAGTGGGCGATGACGAGCGCGACGGCGATCCCACCACGCGCCGCCTCGAAGAGCGCGTCGCCACGATGCTCGGCAAGGAAGCCGCGTTGTTCTTTCCCAGCGGTGTCATGGCCAATCAGGCCGGCATCTGGGTGCACGCGGATCGCGGCACCGAAGTGCTCCTCGACGTCGATGCACACATCGTCCATAGCGAGATCGCGGCGACCGCGGTGCTGAGCGGCGCCCAGGTGTTGACCGTGGTCCCCTCCGGGCTCGCGATGAGCGCCGACGATTTGCGCGCCGCGTTTCGGCCACAATCGCGCTACTACCCGGCGGCGAGTCTCGTGTGCGTCGAGAACACGCACAACGGCGCGGGCGGTGTGATTACGCCGATCGATGAACTGCGCGCCATTCGAGACGTCGCGGACGAGCACGATGTGCCGGTCCACATGGACGGCGCGCGCCTGTGGAATGCGAGCGTCGCGTCAGGCGTTCCGCTCGACGAGATCGCATCGTATGCCGATACGGTGATGGTCGCGTTCTCCAAGGGCCTGGGGGCGCCGGTCGGCGCGGCACTGGCCGGCAGTAGCGAGCACATCGAAGAGGCATGGACCGCGCGCAAACTGTTCGGCGGTGCGATGCGCCAGTCCGGCATTCTCGCCGCCGCGGTGTTGTATGGCCTGGACCACCATCTCGATCGCCTGGCCGACGACCACGCGAATGCCCGGCTGCTCGCGAGCCTGATCGACGGCGCGGGCGGCGCGAGCGTCGTGGCGCCCGATACCAATATTGTAATGATAGATCTATCATCGCCCATCGCCGGACAAATCGCCATGGCGGCGCGCGAGCAGACCATTCTCGTGGCCGAGTGGTCGCCGACGCGGCTGCGGCTCGTCACGCACCTCGACGTGAGCGCCGAGGACTGCCGGCGCGCCGGCGAGACGCTGCGTGACCTGCTGGAGCGCGCGTAA
- the dnaX gene encoding DNA polymerase III subunit gamma/tau, which produces MSIALARKYRPKRFADVAVQSHVSSTLKGAIARGRVAHGYLLCGPRGTGKTTLARVLAMALNCERRVDAARRLEELEKGKAAGGVANGDADLNKARLMSEASEPCGECASCRRIWSGAASLDVVEIDAASNRGVDDARELRERAMYAPSAEQGYKVYIVDEAHMLTREAWNALLKILEEPPPRVVFVFATTEPQKIMQAAAPVLSRVQRFDLKRIGPGEIRERLSHVLTSEGVGAEPEALAAIARAADGSMRDALSLTDQVLSMGEGDVTADRVREALGLVAEDEFIAILDLVAERRAADVFPAVSRLAEAGIDFGGFLTGLADMLRAQLAIVLGGQPPDVSERAREALDSRKDRFAAADLLRMLQAIGELEPRFRKSGQQQLLIETLLVRFALLDRSVDLEDVLRSLGGGGRGGGGGGGSATTGGAGAGNVGARSAAPAMRAEPRAEPRSESRPIPRATSAAAPAIVATPSREPTQASGASLDLSQVVGRWDALVERVREAGKPMLASALEHASPVAVTANGLVTIELDEANDIFAHSITSARTELAGILREWFAGVDRVELRRDESAPAAPPKRLTDEDLRAQRIAALRKRDPVLSAAIDALDLDVAD; this is translated from the coding sequence ATGTCCATCGCCCTCGCCCGCAAGTATCGCCCGAAGCGCTTCGCCGACGTCGCCGTACAGTCGCACGTTTCATCCACGCTCAAGGGCGCAATAGCGCGGGGACGCGTTGCACACGGCTACCTGCTCTGCGGTCCGCGCGGTACGGGCAAGACGACGCTCGCCCGCGTGCTCGCGATGGCGCTCAACTGCGAACGCCGCGTGGATGCCGCTCGGCGCCTCGAGGAACTGGAAAAAGGGAAGGCAGCAGGAGGCGTCGCCAACGGCGACGCCGATTTGAATAAAGCGCGGCTCATGAGCGAAGCGAGTGAGCCCTGCGGAGAGTGCGCATCCTGCCGCCGCATCTGGAGCGGCGCGGCGAGCCTCGACGTCGTAGAGATCGACGCGGCGTCCAATCGCGGCGTGGACGATGCGCGCGAGCTGCGCGAGCGCGCGATGTACGCGCCGTCGGCGGAACAGGGGTACAAGGTCTACATCGTCGACGAAGCGCACATGCTCACGCGCGAAGCGTGGAACGCGCTGCTCAAGATCCTCGAGGAACCGCCGCCGCGCGTCGTCTTCGTGTTCGCGACGACCGAACCGCAAAAGATCATGCAGGCCGCGGCGCCGGTATTGAGCCGGGTGCAGCGATTCGATCTCAAGCGCATTGGCCCGGGCGAGATTCGCGAGCGCCTGTCACACGTGCTCACGAGCGAGGGCGTCGGTGCGGAGCCGGAAGCCCTTGCGGCCATCGCCCGGGCGGCCGACGGATCGATGCGCGACGCGCTCAGTCTCACCGATCAGGTCCTGTCGATGGGCGAGGGCGACGTCACCGCCGACCGGGTGCGCGAGGCGCTGGGGCTCGTGGCCGAGGACGAGTTCATCGCGATTCTCGATCTCGTCGCTGAGCGTCGCGCGGCGGACGTCTTTCCCGCCGTGTCGCGGCTCGCCGAAGCAGGAATTGATTTCGGCGGCTTTCTCACCGGATTGGCCGACATGCTTCGCGCGCAGCTCGCGATCGTGCTCGGCGGCCAGCCGCCGGACGTGTCCGAGCGCGCGCGCGAAGCGCTCGATTCGCGCAAGGATCGATTCGCCGCGGCCGATTTGCTCCGCATGCTGCAAGCGATCGGTGAGCTCGAGCCTCGCTTTCGGAAGAGCGGCCAGCAGCAATTGCTCATCGAGACGTTGCTCGTGCGCTTCGCGCTCCTCGATCGCTCGGTCGATCTCGAGGACGTGTTGCGCAGCCTTGGCGGCGGCGGCCGCGGAGGCGGCGGCGGCGGAGGCAGCGCTACAACTGGTGGAGCAGGCGCCGGAAACGTTGGCGCACGAAGCGCCGCACCCGCGATGCGCGCCGAGCCGCGCGCTGAACCACGTTCGGAATCGCGCCCAATCCCTCGCGCAACGTCCGCTGCTGCACCCGCGATCGTCGCGACGCCCAGTCGCGAACCGACGCAGGCATCAGGCGCGTCACTCGATCTGAGCCAGGTCGTCGGACGCTGGGACGCGCTCGTCGAACGCGTTCGCGAGGCCGGCAAGCCGATGCTCGCCAGCGCGCTCGAGCACGCGTCGCCCGTCGCCGTGACAGCGAACGGTCTGGTCACGATCGAGCTCGACGAGGCGAATGACATCTTCGCTCACTCGATCACGTCGGCGCGCACCGAGCTGGCCGGCATTCTCCGCGAGTGGTTTGCCGGCGTAGACCGCGTCGAGCTTCGGCGAGACGAAAGTGCGCCCGCCGCGCCGCCGAAGCGCCTGACCGACGAAGACCTGCGGGCTCAGCGCATCGCCGCCTTGAGGAAGCGCGATCCGGTGTTGAGCGCCGCGATCGACGCGCTGGATCTGGACGTCGCCGATTAG
- a CDS encoding class II fructose-bisphosphate aldolase encodes MDKLDTLNNLFGADVSVRDGKASIAGQSSLQSEAMDTLVRAAVFGEADEKEHARWLIWEIGQAVGVQPASIQDLYMARGRGEIHGFTVPAINVRGMTYDTARSIFRTAIKLDAGAFILEIARSEIAYTDQRPAEYVAVVLAAAMREGFRGPLFIQGDHFQVNAKKYAADPKPEVDAVKALAREAIAAGFYNIDIDTSTLVDIHKPDLDAQQKLNYEVGIDILKTVRELQPAGVTISVGGEIGEVGTENSTVEEMRAYMDGFNRSLPKGMTGLSKISVQSGTSHGGVVLADGSIADVKLDLDTLERLSKAARDEYGLAGAVQHGASTLPDSAFHNFPKRETAEIHLATNFQNMLYDHMPASLRDSIYEWLRENAKDERKPTDTDEQFIYKTRKKAIGPFKRQTWDLPADAKAVLAAAYDEKFGFLFKQLAIQGTAGIVKKYVKPPVHHRVDPSEAVAVAAAPDDADLSD; translated from the coding sequence ATGGACAAGCTCGATACCCTCAACAACCTGTTTGGCGCCGATGTGTCGGTGCGAGACGGCAAAGCATCGATAGCAGGGCAGTCGTCGCTCCAATCGGAAGCGATGGACACGCTCGTCCGCGCCGCGGTCTTCGGCGAGGCCGACGAAAAAGAGCATGCCCGCTGGCTGATCTGGGAGATCGGTCAGGCGGTTGGCGTGCAGCCGGCGTCGATTCAGGATCTCTACATGGCGCGCGGCCGCGGCGAGATCCACGGCTTCACGGTGCCCGCGATCAACGTCCGGGGCATGACGTACGACACGGCGCGGTCGATCTTCCGTACGGCCATCAAGCTCGACGCGGGCGCCTTCATTCTCGAGATCGCGCGCTCGGAGATCGCGTACACCGATCAGCGGCCCGCCGAGTATGTCGCGGTGGTGCTTGCCGCGGCGATGCGCGAGGGCTTCCGGGGACCGTTGTTCATCCAGGGCGATCACTTCCAGGTGAACGCGAAGAAGTACGCGGCCGATCCGAAGCCCGAAGTCGACGCGGTCAAAGCGCTCGCGCGCGAGGCGATCGCCGCCGGCTTCTACAACATCGATATCGATACCTCGACGCTCGTCGACATCCACAAGCCGGATCTCGACGCACAACAGAAATTGAATTATGAAGTTGGTATCGACATCCTGAAAACCGTGCGCGAGCTGCAGCCCGCGGGCGTCACGATCTCCGTCGGCGGCGAGATCGGCGAGGTTGGAACCGAGAACAGCACGGTCGAAGAGATGCGCGCGTACATGGATGGCTTTAACCGCAGCTTGCCGAAGGGCATGACGGGCCTGTCCAAGATCAGCGTGCAATCCGGAACGTCCCATGGCGGCGTGGTGCTCGCCGACGGCAGCATCGCCGACGTGAAGCTCGATCTCGATACGCTCGAGCGGCTCTCGAAAGCGGCGCGCGACGAGTACGGGCTCGCGGGTGCGGTACAGCACGGCGCGTCGACGCTGCCCGACAGCGCGTTTCACAATTTCCCAAAGCGGGAGACGGCGGAAATTCACCTCGCGACGAATTTCCAGAACATGCTGTACGATCACATGCCGGCGTCGCTGCGCGACTCGATCTACGAGTGGCTGCGCGAGAACGCGAAAGACGAGCGCAAGCCCACCGATACGGACGAGCAGTTCATCTACAAAACACGCAAGAAGGCGATTGGTCCGTTCAAGCGCCAGACGTGGGACCTTCCCGCCGATGCGAAGGCGGTCCTCGCCGCCGCGTACGACGAGAAGTTCGGCTTTCTCTTCAAGCAGCTGGCCATTCAGGGAACGGCGGGCATCGTCAAGAAATACGTGAAGCCGCCGGTGCACCACCGGGTCGATCCGAGCGAAGCGGTGGCGGTGGCCGCGGCGCCCGACGACGCGGATTTGAGCGATTGA
- a CDS encoding sigma-54 dependent transcriptional regulator — protein MKHPNAKVLIADDEQAITAGLSAILADEGYTVDVVADGQKALEELSNDRYGVVLADLKMPKLDGLSLLRELQQKQIPTECIIITGQATVDSAVQAMQQGAYDYIEKPLNAEKLNRLKALIPKAIDKFNVQQKNRELTSKLEGLTHYGELTGQSDSMREVYQIIDAVAPSTASVLILGESGTGKELVARAVHSKSDRAKGPFFALNCAALPKEILENELFGHEKGAFTGSTNEKPGAFEMASGGTIFLDEVAEMSPDIQVKLLRALETRQVRRLGGKKEIQVDIRIVAATNKDLQKAISEGELREDLYYRLAVVQIDLPPLRERSQDVQLLANEFLHRYASQNGKQITDFDTAAWDWILSYHWPGNVRELKNAVERSVIMARGDKIVLNDMLQRHLRNAPEVAASVTIPVGSSMNSARRQMTLRTFASTNGDVGRTAKLLGVSPDDVRRDMQALLTGEAEQTESDVAFVSDSDGDNGRHVKPPADASVSRPSGAIKKPPTKKR, from the coding sequence ATGAAGCATCCAAACGCGAAGGTCCTCATCGCTGACGACGAGCAGGCGATCACCGCCGGCTTGAGCGCCATTCTCGCCGACGAAGGCTATACCGTCGACGTCGTCGCCGACGGCCAGAAGGCGCTCGAGGAGTTGAGCAACGACCGGTACGGCGTGGTGCTCGCCGATCTCAAGATGCCCAAGCTCGACGGTCTGAGTCTCTTGCGCGAGCTGCAGCAGAAGCAGATCCCCACCGAGTGCATCATCATCACCGGCCAGGCCACCGTGGACTCCGCGGTGCAGGCGATGCAGCAAGGCGCGTACGATTACATCGAGAAACCGCTCAACGCCGAAAAGTTGAACCGCCTGAAGGCGCTCATTCCGAAGGCGATCGACAAGTTCAACGTGCAGCAGAAGAACCGCGAGCTGACGTCCAAGCTCGAAGGACTGACGCACTACGGCGAGCTGACGGGCCAGTCGGATTCCATGCGCGAGGTGTATCAGATCATCGACGCCGTCGCGCCATCGACGGCGAGCGTGCTGATTCTCGGCGAGTCCGGAACGGGGAAGGAGCTCGTTGCGCGCGCCGTGCACTCGAAGAGCGATCGCGCCAAGGGACCGTTCTTCGCGCTCAATTGCGCGGCGCTCCCGAAAGAGATTCTCGAGAATGAATTGTTCGGCCACGAGAAGGGCGCGTTCACGGGCTCGACGAACGAAAAGCCCGGCGCGTTCGAGATGGCGAGCGGCGGGACGATCTTCCTCGACGAAGTCGCCGAGATGTCGCCGGACATTCAGGTGAAGCTCCTGCGCGCGCTCGAGACACGGCAGGTTCGCCGCCTGGGCGGCAAGAAGGAAATCCAGGTGGATATCCGGATCGTCGCGGCGACGAACAAGGATCTGCAGAAGGCGATCAGCGAGGGCGAGCTCCGCGAGGATCTCTATTATCGTCTCGCCGTCGTGCAGATCGATCTGCCACCGCTTCGCGAGCGCTCGCAGGACGTGCAACTGCTGGCCAACGAGTTCCTGCATCGCTACGCGAGCCAGAACGGCAAGCAGATCACCGATTTCGATACCGCGGCGTGGGACTGGATTCTCTCGTATCACTGGCCCGGCAATGTGCGCGAGCTGAAGAATGCCGTCGAACGGTCCGTGATCATGGCGCGCGGCGACAAGATCGTGCTGAACGACATGTTGCAACGCCATCTGCGCAACGCGCCGGAAGTCGCGGCGTCGGTCACGATCCCCGTCGGCTCGAGCATGAATTCGGCGCGCCGGCAGATGACGCTGCGCACGTTCGCCTCGACGAACGGCGACGTGGGGCGCACGGCCAAGTTGCTTGGCGTGAGCCCCGACGACGTACGCCGCGACATGCAGGCATTGCTCACCGGTGAAGCGGAACAGACGGAGTCGGACGTGGCGTTCGTCAGCGATTCGGACGGAGACAACGGCAGGCACGTCAAGCCGCCGGCGGATGCGTCGGTTTCTCGTCCGTCCGGCGCCATCAAGAAACCACCCACCAAGAAGCGTTGA
- a CDS encoding YtxH domain-containing protein, which translates to MSRYDFDDDERYVVIEKHEAGFKPFLIGLAVGAGVALLFAPRSGAATRRDIKRRAARVRQAAEDTVSNVTDTVVGTFDEARRRVEEQIDSARQAIDLKKEQVQRAMEAGRAAAEEARMELQRRIAESKASYNTNDAASERPAERPRSRARAAALSGDDEG; encoded by the coding sequence ATGTCGCGGTACGACTTCGACGACGACGAACGGTATGTCGTGATCGAGAAGCACGAGGCCGGCTTTAAGCCGTTCCTCATCGGCTTGGCGGTGGGCGCGGGAGTGGCGCTGCTGTTCGCCCCGCGCTCCGGCGCGGCGACGCGGCGCGACATCAAGCGCCGCGCGGCGCGTGTGCGCCAGGCGGCCGAAGATACCGTCTCGAACGTCACCGACACGGTCGTCGGCACGTTCGACGAGGCGCGACGTCGAGTCGAGGAACAGATCGACTCGGCGCGACAGGCGATCGATCTCAAGAAGGAGCAGGTGCAGCGCGCGATGGAAGCCGGGCGCGCCGCCGCCGAGGAAGCGCGGATGGAGCTCCAACGCCGCATCGCCGAATCGAAGGCATCGTACAACACCAACGATGCGGCGAGTGAACGTCCCGCCGAGCGACCGCGCAGCCGCGCTCGGGCCGCGGCACTGTCCGGCGACGACGAGGGCTGA
- a CDS encoding YihY/virulence factor BrkB family protein encodes MATASPVTASRRHGRPFYVSLGWTLRDYAKRVWDNSGEDNVLFLAGGIAFNLILAAVPFILLLVNGLTYILPLFVHDAQLGSAAHSAATVREYIDRMLPSHAEGNSAIDTLLAELFRTRGSITIYSSIGFVWFSTRLFGSLRTVLASVFDIESERGIIAGKIFDVKITVVSTLLFVASVTVNTYATLATHSGVGVLEQMGLRKDVMGGLEAWIVRSIAFVFLALMFFALYKYLPIRRVRTQTAWIASLFTSIAFEGARTIFAYYTQTFNPASLYTGTLTGIVIVVVWFYYAAMIFILGGEVGQVAELRRIRKVQREVLTD; translated from the coding sequence ATCGCCACCGCGTCGCCGGTCACCGCATCCCGGCGCCACGGCCGACCGTTCTACGTCAGCCTTGGCTGGACGCTTCGCGACTACGCCAAGCGCGTCTGGGACAACAGCGGTGAAGACAACGTCTTGTTTCTGGCCGGCGGGATCGCCTTCAACCTGATCCTGGCGGCCGTTCCGTTCATCCTGCTGCTGGTGAACGGACTGACGTACATCCTGCCGTTATTCGTGCACGACGCGCAGCTCGGTTCGGCGGCCCATTCCGCCGCGACGGTGCGCGAGTACATCGACCGCATGCTGCCCTCCCACGCCGAAGGCAACTCGGCGATCGATACGCTGCTCGCCGAGCTGTTCCGGACGCGCGGTTCGATCACGATCTACAGCTCGATCGGCTTCGTGTGGTTCTCGACGCGTCTGTTCGGATCGCTGCGCACGGTGCTCGCGAGCGTGTTCGACATCGAGAGCGAGCGCGGCATCATCGCGGGCAAAATCTTCGACGTGAAGATCACCGTGGTCTCCACGCTGTTGTTCGTCGCGAGCGTGACGGTCAACACCTACGCCACGCTGGCCACCCACAGCGGCGTCGGTGTCCTCGAGCAGATGGGTCTGCGGAAGGACGTGATGGGCGGTCTCGAGGCGTGGATCGTTCGATCGATCGCCTTCGTCTTTCTCGCGCTGATGTTCTTCGCGCTGTACAAGTATCTGCCCATTCGCCGCGTGCGCACGCAGACGGCGTGGATCGCGTCGCTCTTCACGAGCATCGCGTTCGAGGGAGCGCGAACCATCTTCGCCTACTACACGCAGACGTTCAATCCGGCGTCGCTGTACACCGGCACGCTGACGGGAATCGTCATCGTCGTCGTGTGGTTCTACTACGCCGCGATGATCTTCATTCTCGGCGGCGAGGTGGGGCAGGTCGCGGAGCTGCGGCGAATTCGGAAGGTGCAGAGAGAGGTACTGACAGACTGA
- a CDS encoding glucose-6-phosphate isomerase → MTLRIDYTNMMGDVIDGGISAADWSAVPDAFRRAHTGLGRRRDAGDLGFLALPSDNALHRQSTDFAARVRGKFDDVVVLGIGGSALGPIALRTALLKPAWNSLGAEERGGQPRLHVLDNVDPHTISALLGRLSLERSLFIVTSKSGGTAETMSQYLVIRERLIASTKNPADHLVFVTDPQKGALRQIANAEKIPALDIPPAVGGRYSVLTPVGILPAALVGIDTSQLLAGAADIAKQCAGDRLAQNPAGVFATLQYLADTKLGRHIHVLMPYSDPLRDIADWFVQLWAESLGKHREKGDKGVGPTPLGALGATDQHSKVQLFMEGPPDKTVTFISVREGGTDLTIPRLHSDVKELGYLGGHQLGELLSIEQRATAGALARRGRPNMTIHADRVDAWHLGALFMLLEIATIYAGELYGVNPLDQPGVELGKQFTYAMLGRADAEQARQEWNLLPKPDERYSV, encoded by the coding sequence ATGACCCTTCGCATCGACTACACGAACATGATGGGCGACGTGATCGACGGCGGCATTTCCGCCGCCGACTGGAGCGCCGTCCCCGACGCATTCCGCCGCGCGCACACCGGTCTCGGTCGACGTCGCGATGCCGGCGATCTCGGATTCCTGGCGCTGCCGTCCGACAATGCGCTGCATCGCCAGAGCACCGACTTCGCCGCGCGCGTCCGCGGCAAGTTCGATGACGTGGTGGTGCTCGGCATCGGCGGATCCGCGCTCGGCCCCATCGCGCTTCGCACGGCCCTCCTCAAGCCCGCCTGGAATTCACTGGGCGCCGAGGAGCGGGGTGGTCAGCCTCGCCTTCACGTCCTCGACAACGTCGATCCACACACGATCTCGGCGCTCCTCGGCCGCCTGTCGCTCGAGCGATCGCTCTTCATCGTCACGTCGAAGTCGGGCGGCACCGCGGAGACGATGTCGCAGTATCTCGTCATTCGTGAGCGGCTCATTGCGTCGACCAAGAATCCGGCGGACCATCTGGTTTTCGTGACAGATCCGCAGAAGGGTGCGCTGCGCCAGATCGCGAATGCGGAGAAGATTCCGGCGCTCGACATTCCCCCGGCGGTTGGCGGGCGGTACAGCGTGCTGACGCCCGTCGGCATCCTCCCCGCCGCGCTCGTCGGGATCGATACATCGCAACTGCTCGCGGGCGCGGCCGACATCGCCAAGCAATGCGCCGGCGATCGGCTCGCGCAGAACCCCGCCGGCGTGTTCGCGACGCTCCAGTATCTGGCTGATACCAAGCTTGGGCGACACATCCACGTTCTGATGCCCTACTCCGACCCGCTGCGTGACATCGCCGACTGGTTCGTGCAGTTGTGGGCGGAGAGCCTGGGAAAGCATCGCGAGAAGGGTGACAAGGGTGTCGGCCCGACCCCGCTCGGCGCGTTGGGCGCGACGGACCAGCACAGCAAGGTCCAACTGTTCATGGAGGGTCCGCCGGACAAGACGGTCACGTTCATTTCGGTGCGCGAAGGCGGCACCGACCTGACCATTCCCCGGCTACATTCCGATGTGAAGGAACTGGGCTATCTCGGCGGGCATCAGTTGGGTGAGCTGTTGTCGATCGAGCAGCGTGCCACCGCCGGCGCGTTGGCGCGACGTGGCCGCCCGAACATGACGATTCACGCCGATCGCGTGGACGCCTGGCACCTCGGTGCGCTGTTCATGCTGCTCGAGATCGCGACCATCTACGCCGGCGAGTTGTACGGCGTAAACCCGCTCGATCAGCCCGGGGTGGAGCTCGGCAAGCAGTTCACGTACGCCATGCTCGGCCGGGCGGACGCCGAGCAGGCTCGGCAGGAATGGAACCTGCTACCGAAGCCTGATGAGCGATACAGTGTGTAG
- a CDS encoding MmcQ/YjbR family DNA-binding protein translates to MAAKKKSAKKKTPVRKPAKKRDAPITRLREICLALPETAEVEAWGEPTFRVKGKIFAMHASDGNHHGAGRPAVWILSVGLEQDLVLRARPDRYFKPPYVGPSGWIGAWLDRNPPWSEIAELIRDGWRRRAPKKVAALLGE, encoded by the coding sequence ATGGCGGCGAAGAAGAAATCTGCAAAAAAGAAAACGCCGGTGCGCAAACCCGCGAAGAAGCGCGACGCTCCCATCACTCGGCTGCGTGAGATCTGTCTCGCGCTGCCCGAAACCGCGGAAGTCGAAGCGTGGGGCGAGCCGACGTTTCGCGTGAAAGGAAAGATCTTCGCGATGCATGCGTCCGACGGCAATCATCACGGCGCCGGGCGACCCGCGGTGTGGATTCTTTCCGTTGGCCTGGAGCAGGATCTCGTGCTACGCGCGCGGCCCGATCGCTACTTCAAACCGCCGTACGTTGGACCGAGCGGGTGGATTGGCGCGTGGCTCGATCGTAATCCGCCGTGGAGCGAGATCGCCGAGTTGATTCGCGACGGCTGGCGGAGGCGTGCGCCGAAAAAAGTCGCGGCCCTCCTCGGCGAGTGA
- the ilvA gene encoding threonine ammonia-lyase: protein MPFTLTLRDFEETRARIAPHIKHTPLLTSRQLSEATGYDVRLKAEMFQRVGSYKIRGPLNKFALMPEEQKRRGVVCSSAGNHAQGVALAAKIHGIRAVVCMAENATPAKIAATKGYGAEVVLHGTIWDEANEKAKELVRTQGLTYVHPFDDEQLIAGQGTLGLEIIQDWPDVDAVVVPIGGGGLISGVSMAVKSHNPKIKVIGVESSDGPAMRRSLDAGKLETIECNTIIDGLRVRRAGELNFSVVQRFVDDIVTLPDKEIFEAMIWVMERCKLVLEGAAAAPVGALLHGLVPLPKGSKVVAVLSGGNVNLDQLRGLKWN from the coding sequence ATGCCGTTCACGCTGACGCTTCGCGACTTCGAGGAAACGCGCGCGCGTATCGCGCCGCACATCAAGCACACGCCGCTGCTCACGTCCCGGCAATTGAGCGAAGCAACGGGATACGACGTTCGCCTGAAGGCCGAGATGTTCCAGCGCGTCGGCTCGTACAAGATTCGCGGCCCGCTCAACAAGTTCGCCCTCATGCCCGAGGAGCAGAAACGCCGCGGCGTCGTCTGCTCGTCAGCCGGGAACCACGCGCAGGGGGTCGCGCTCGCGGCGAAGATTCACGGTATTCGCGCTGTCGTTTGCATGGCGGAAAACGCCACGCCGGCGAAGATCGCCGCCACCAAGGGCTACGGCGCCGAAGTCGTGCTGCACGGGACGATCTGGGACGAAGCAAATGAGAAGGCGAAGGAACTGGTGCGCACGCAGGGACTGACGTACGTGCATCCGTTCGACGACGAACAGCTCATCGCGGGGCAGGGGACGCTCGGTCTCGAGATCATTCAGGATTGGCCCGACGTCGATGCCGTCGTTGTGCCCATCGGCGGCGGGGGATTGATCTCCGGGGTCTCGATGGCGGTCAAGAGTCACAACCCGAAGATCAAGGTGATCGGCGTCGAGTCGTCCGACGGTCCGGCGATGCGCCGCAGTCTCGACGCGGGCAAGCTCGAGACGATCGAGTGCAACACGATCATCGACGGCCTCCGCGTGCGCCGCGCCGGAGAGCTCAACTTCTCCGTGGTGCAACGCTTCGTCGACGACATCGTGACGCTGCCCGACAAGGAGATCTTCGAGGCGATGATCTGGGTGATGGAGCGCTGCAAGCTGGTGCTCGAGGGCGCCGCGGCCGCACCCGTCGGTGCGCTGCTTCACGGCCTCGTGCCGCTGCCGAAAGGCTCGAAGGTCGTTGCCGTGCTTTCCGGCGGCAACGTGAATCTCGATCAGCTGCGCGGACTGAAGTGGAATTGA